A single genomic interval of Eurosta solidaginis isolate ZX-2024a chromosome 3, ASM4086904v1, whole genome shotgun sequence harbors:
- the LOC137246985 gene encoding uncharacterized protein — protein MLKEYQIFVLPFVWSLVLCAEIQTLNLLAAYNGTQFNIQRYQPQKSVEFKNFKIYFIRQEELNNEQRKSSLKPTVVGLKNWQSSYQPSAYPTSQQFYTNELPYNQYLPYYWYPFYSKQTRPLPFYNLPYYWITRPRPPPTYMQPLILILPISPVLASEPLTIAMNISTETILPAYPSIPVSATTSSSSVSSTVALSPGSQFASLSAATTKKPEGMSAIEHTITKPSETLLVTSTETSIDETRASEKYTEIAVEASAITLISHPIDTPIEITTETSTEVTQETQTEMSTKIPMEPFTETQPESQKGT, from the coding sequence ATGTTAAAAGAATATCAGATTTTTGTGTTGCCCTTTGTATGGAGCTTGGTGTTATGTGCTGAAATACAGACACTGAATTTGTTGGCGGCTTATAATGGAACtcaatttaatatacaacgatATCAGCCGCAAAAATCAgtggaatttaaaaattttaaaatttattttataagacaAGAAGAGCTAAACAACGAGCAGCGTAAGTCGTCATTAAAGCCAACGGTTGTTGGACTAAAAAATTGGCAGTCATCATATCAACCAAGCGCTTATCCCACATCACAGCAATTTTACACAAACGAGCTACCTTATAATCAATATTTGCCATATTATTGGTATCCATTTTATTCAAAACAAACTCGTCCATTGCCATTTTATAATTTGCCCTATTATTGGATAACTAGACCACGTCCACCGCCAACATATATGCAACCTTTAATTTTAATACTTCCAATATCACCTGTGCTAGCTTCAGAACCATTAACAATTGCAATGAATATATCAACAGAAACTATTCTACCGGCGTACCCGTCAATACCTGTGTCAGCAACAACTTCTTCTTCTTCAGTGTCATCAACTGTGGCTTTGTCACCTGGTTCGCAGTTTGCTTCATTGTCAGCAGCAACCACTAAAAAACCTGAAGGAATGTCAGCTATTGAGCACACAATTACGAAACCTTCTGAGACATTGTTAGTGACATCGACAGAAACATCAATTGATGAAACTCGTGCATCAGAAAAATATACAGAAATAGCAGTAGAAGCCTCAGCAATAACATTAATTTCACATCCTATAGACACTCCAATAGAAATAACAACAGAAACATCAACTGAAGTGACACAAGAAACACAAACAGAAATGTCAACAAAAATACCAATGGAACCATTTACAGAAACACAACCAGAATCACAGAAAGGAACATAA